Proteins from one Syntrophales bacterium genomic window:
- a CDS encoding patatin-like phospholipase family protein — protein sequence MNGEKKAGGERSAVRRTPGRRKERSAATPRNGSHPACRKKVSLALQGGGSHGAFTWGVIDRILEDDRLDIEAFVGTSAGALNAAVAAYGMETGGPEKSRELLKFFWESNISMAKKSVFQPTWIDMMTTRGNLEHSPLWLFFDMLTRVYSPYQWNPANINPFKDIILETVDFERLREAEKVKVFVCATNVLNGRLRVFETHEISPEAVLASACLPFLYHAVEVDGDFYWDGGYMGNPPIFPVIYGTQCADVLIVQINPINIPEVPTTAPEILDRMNTLSFNSSLMREMRAIDFVSRLITEENLDTARYKRTFIHTIDAEEEFSKLSASSKLNLDRDFVLYLFETGRRMAEDFLARHFDAIGRESSTNIREKFF from the coding sequence ATGAACGGCGAAAAAAAGGCCGGTGGTGAACGATCAGCGGTACGGAGGACGCCGGGGAGAAGAAAAGAGAGATCCGCCGCGACGCCCCGGAACGGATCTCACCCGGCATGCAGGAAAAAGGTGAGTCTTGCCCTTCAGGGAGGAGGTTCTCACGGGGCCTTCACCTGGGGCGTCATAGACAGGATCCTGGAAGACGACCGTCTGGATATCGAGGCCTTTGTGGGAACCAGCGCCGGCGCCCTCAACGCCGCCGTCGCGGCCTACGGAATGGAAACGGGCGGCCCGGAGAAATCCCGGGAACTTTTGAAATTCTTTTGGGAATCCAACATTTCCATGGCGAAGAAAAGTGTCTTTCAGCCGACCTGGATTGACATGATGACGACCCGGGGGAACCTGGAGCATTCGCCGCTTTGGTTGTTTTTTGACATGCTCACCCGGGTGTATTCCCCTTATCAGTGGAACCCGGCGAATATCAATCCCTTCAAGGATATCATTCTTGAGACGGTTGATTTTGAAAGGCTCAGGGAGGCGGAGAAGGTCAAGGTTTTCGTCTGCGCGACCAATGTTCTCAACGGGCGGCTCAGGGTATTTGAAACCCACGAAATATCTCCTGAAGCGGTGCTTGCGTCGGCCTGTCTGCCCTTTCTCTACCACGCCGTGGAAGTGGACGGGGACTTTTACTGGGATGGGGGCTACATGGGAAACCCTCCCATTTTCCCGGTCATTTACGGAACCCAATGTGCCGATGTTCTCATCGTGCAGATCAATCCGATCAACATTCCGGAGGTTCCCACGACGGCTCCCGAAATACTTGATCGGATGAACACCCTGAGCTTCAATTCCAGTCTCATGAGGGAAATGAGGGCCATCGACTTTGTCTCGCGCCTGATCACCGAGGAAAACCTGGATACCGCCAGGTACAAGCGAACCTTCATTCACACTATCGATGCCGAAGAGGAGTTCTCGAAGCTTTCAGCGTCAAGCAAACTCAACCTGGACAGGGACTTCGTTCTCTATCTTTTTGAAACGGGACGCCGCATGGCGGAGGATTTTCTTGCCCGTCATTTTGACGCCATCGGCAGGGAGTCGTCGACGAACATCAGGGAAAAATTCTTTTAA
- a CDS encoding DUF4276 family protein: MNRVVFLLEERSMKSLLDVLLPRLMPGINFLCIPHEGKRDLEKSIPRKLRAWQEPGARFVIVRDNDGGDCHILKQRLVELCNGPKSSAVMVRIACQELEKWLPGSAVMVIALVVSKL; encoded by the coding sequence ATGAATCGCGTCGTATTTCTTCTCGAAGAACGATCAATGAAGAGCCTGCTGGACGTCCTTTTGCCACGATTGATGCCCGGCATAAATTTTTTGTGCATACCGCATGAAGGAAAGCGGGATCTGGAAAAGAGTATTCCCCGGAAACTCCGCGCCTGGCAAGAACCCGGGGCACGTTTTGTGATTGTTCGAGACAATGACGGCGGTGATTGTCATATCTTAAAACAAAGATTGGTTGAATTGTGCAACGGTCCAAAAAGCTCCGCTGTGATGGTTCGGATTGCCTGTCAGGAGCTCGAAAAATGGCTGCCTGGCTCAGCCGTAATGGTAATCGCTCTCGTAGTTTCCAAGTTATGA
- a CDS encoding DUF1156 domain-containing protein, producing MNQKTTHPKKLIEGALPLPEINDASAYDKMPGIGPHPKGIHHWWARLPLPTARAVLFASVVDDPSSHPDKFPSEEAQNTERERLFDIVRELMQKKLHERPEVYAKAREEMLRHADGKLPPVLDPFAGGGSIPLEAARLGFAAHAADLNPVAVLLNKCNLELVPRWLDRPPVNPEVHGNALRKTGWSGAGGLAEDVRWYGNLIRERATEKIGHLYPKVRLPKEYGGREANVIAWLWARTVASPNPAAQGAHVPLISTYWLFSKKGNLAWLEPVVDKEDNTWRFEVKTGEPPDRSFTKAGTKLARGAKFNCLLTGQSMPDTHVKEQGQQRRMGYRLLAIVAEIPRGRVYLPATEDQESVSVATAPCVLEEKVAHDPRNIWCVPYGMTQFGYLFTPRQLTALGTFSDLIKEVGQDVVGDALKTGLLDAEADDYAKAVCTFLGLALDRCADFNNGLCTWNSSNQKVMHLFGRQAIPMVWNFAEANTLGDSVGAWATCSNYVADCIDVIGKSSRSGGNGLQVDAAGAWNDTCGLLISTDPPYYDNIGYAALSDFFYVWLRRTIGELYPELFKTILVPKAQELTAAPERFEGNKEQAREHFESGFRKTFVTLREKMDPRFPLTVYYAFKQEDEKAGSDEDDNGDEEGASNEVDRTTGWETLLNALIGSGFQITATWPVRASQKWRMVAMGTNALASYIVLACRPRPADAPQCSRREFLNEMKKELPTALKHLQQGNIAPVDLAQAAIGPGMAVFSRYAKVIESSGNAMTVRTALSLINQTLDEVLAEQEAEFDADTRWALAWFEQHGMEEGEFGVAETLSRAKNTAVNGLVEAGIVVARSGKVRLVKRDELPEDWDPSSDKRLTVWEATQHLIRGLDQHGESGASALLRKLGGTVGEMARELSYRLFKLCEAKGRTGEALAYNSLVLVWPELTRLAQAAPRAKQQDFFQ from the coding sequence ATGAACCAAAAAACTACACACCCCAAGAAATTAATCGAGGGCGCACTTCCGTTGCCGGAGATCAATGACGCGTCGGCATACGACAAGATGCCGGGCATTGGGCCGCATCCCAAGGGGATTCACCACTGGTGGGCCAGGCTGCCGCTGCCCACGGCGCGGGCGGTGCTGTTTGCCTCGGTGGTGGATGATCCCTCGTCTCATCCGGACAAGTTTCCAAGTGAGGAAGCACAAAACACCGAGCGGGAGCGGCTCTTTGACATCGTCCGCGAGTTGATGCAGAAAAAACTGCACGAGCGGCCCGAGGTGTATGCCAAAGCACGAGAGGAAATGCTGAGACACGCGGACGGAAAGCTGCCGCCGGTGCTCGACCCCTTCGCCGGAGGCGGCTCCATTCCGCTGGAGGCCGCGCGGCTGGGCTTCGCGGCTCATGCGGCCGATCTCAATCCGGTGGCGGTGCTGCTCAACAAATGCAACCTGGAACTCGTGCCCCGTTGGCTGGACCGCCCACCGGTGAATCCGGAAGTGCACGGCAATGCCCTGCGCAAGACCGGCTGGAGTGGAGCGGGAGGGCTTGCCGAGGACGTTCGCTGGTACGGAAACCTGATCCGGGAACGGGCCACCGAAAAGATCGGCCATCTCTACCCCAAGGTCAGGTTGCCTAAAGAATACGGGGGGCGGGAGGCGAACGTGATCGCCTGGCTGTGGGCGCGGACAGTGGCCAGCCCGAATCCAGCGGCCCAAGGGGCGCATGTACCGCTGATTAGTACATATTGGCTGTTCTCCAAGAAGGGCAACCTTGCTTGGCTGGAACCCGTGGTGGATAAAGAGGATAATACATGGCGGTTTGAGGTGAAGACTGGAGAGCCACCAGACAGAAGTTTTACAAAAGCAGGCACAAAGTTGGCTCGAGGCGCGAAATTCAACTGCCTACTTACGGGACAGTCTATGCCAGATACGCATGTCAAAGAGCAAGGTCAGCAAAGGAGAATGGGCTACCGATTATTGGCTATTGTTGCCGAGATTCCACGCGGGCGTGTCTATTTACCGGCAACAGAAGATCAGGAATCTGTATCTGTAGCCACTGCACCATGCGTTCTAGAAGAAAAGGTTGCCCATGACCCAAGGAACATATGGTGTGTCCCCTACGGTATGACACAGTTCGGTTACCTCTTCACTCCCCGCCAGCTCACGGCCTTGGGCACCTTCAGTGATCTGATAAAGGAAGTGGGCCAGGATGTGGTGGGGGATGCCCTTAAAACTGGACTTTTGGATGCCGAAGCCGATGATTATGCCAAGGCTGTATGCACTTTTTTGGGGCTGGCGCTGGACCGCTGTGCGGATTTCAATAATGGGCTTTGCACTTGGAATTCAAGCAATCAGAAAGTGATGCATCTGTTCGGCCGGCAGGCCATCCCCATGGTTTGGAATTTTGCTGAGGCCAACACGCTTGGGGATTCGGTTGGTGCCTGGGCTACCTGTAGCAACTATGTTGCTGACTGTATCGATGTAATTGGAAAGTCATCAAGAAGCGGCGGGAATGGACTTCAAGTCGATGCCGCCGGTGCCTGGAATGACACCTGCGGTCTTCTGATCAGCACCGACCCTCCCTACTACGACAATATCGGCTATGCAGCCCTCTCTGATTTTTTCTATGTCTGGCTTAGGCGAACCATCGGCGAACTGTATCCCGAGCTCTTTAAAACCATCCTGGTGCCTAAAGCCCAGGAACTGACCGCAGCACCGGAACGCTTTGAAGGCAATAAGGAACAAGCCAGGGAACACTTTGAATCTGGATTTCGGAAAACTTTTGTCACCCTGCGGGAGAAAATGGACCCGCGCTTCCCGCTCACCGTCTATTACGCTTTCAAGCAGGAAGACGAAAAGGCGGGCAGTGATGAGGACGATAACGGAGATGAAGAGGGGGCGAGCAACGAGGTTGACCGCACCACTGGCTGGGAGACGCTCCTCAATGCCCTGATTGGCAGCGGCTTTCAGATCACCGCCACCTGGCCGGTGCGGGCTTCGCAAAAGTGGCGCATGGTGGCCATGGGCACGAACGCCCTGGCGTCTTACATTGTCCTGGCCTGCCGCCCCCGCCCGGCCGACGCCCCCCAGTGCAGCCGCCGCGAATTCCTGAACGAAATGAAAAAGGAACTCCCCACCGCGCTCAAACACCTCCAGCAGGGGAACATCGCGCCGGTGGACCTGGCTCAGGCCGCCATCGGACCCGGCATGGCTGTGTTCTCGCGCTACGCAAAAGTCATTGAGTCCAGTGGCAACGCCATGACCGTGCGCACCGCTCTATCCCTGATCAACCAGACCCTCGATGAGGTACTGGCCGAACAGGAGGCGGAGTTCGATGCCGACACCCGCTGGGCCCTGGCCTGGTTTGAGCAGCATGGGATGGAGGAAGGCGAGTTCGGCGTGGCGGAAACCCTTTCCCGTGCCAAAAACACGGCAGTCAACGGCCTTGTGGAAGCGGGCATCGTCGTGGCGCGGAGCGGCAAGGTCCGGCTGGTGAAGCGCGATGAGTTGCCAGAGGACTGGGACCCATCCTCGGACAAGCGGTTGACCGTATGGGAGGCAACGCAGCATCTCATTCGTGGTCTCGACCAGCACGGGGAAAGTGGCGCGTCGGCGCTCCTTCGCAAACTCGGCGGCACGGTCGGCGAGATGGCGCGCGAGCTTTCCTACCGGCTTTTCAAACTTTGCGAAGCCAAGGGCAGGACTGGCGAAGCGCTGGCCTATAACAGCCTCGTGCTGGTGTGGCCGGAATTGACTCGCCTGGCTCAGGCCGCACCACGAGCCAAACAGCAGGATTTCTTTCAATAG
- a CDS encoding aldehyde dehydrogenase, whose product MNLEKRVKIQREYFRSGITLDISFRTRQLKILEEAIRAREDRIMEALEKDLAKPRFESYSAEIGILYPEIREALRKTATWARPRRVGTPMLHFFATSVVYHQPYGLALIISPWNYPFQLAMAPLVGAIAAGNCAILKPSELAPETSKEIALLAGDAFDPSFITVVEGGVPETRALLDEKFDYIFFTGGTAVGRIIMESAARQLIPVTLELGGKSPAVVCRDAKMDCGARRIAWGKYYNAGQTCLAPDYVLVHRDVKEKLIDGLRRAIVSFYGNDPEESPDYGRIINQRHFSRLTDLMKSGRIVHGGRANQTTRYIAPTIIDGVSLTDPIMEEEIFGPLLPLLPYGDLDEALDIVNALPRPLALYVFTESRTVEKRVLAETSSGGGCVNDTLSHVGSTTLPFGGIGDSGMGSYHGKAGFDTFTHRRSVLKRSTLFDIPLRYPPYAERKLRLVRRLFKPVG is encoded by the coding sequence ATGAACCTCGAGAAACGTGTAAAGATACAACGGGAGTATTTCAGAAGCGGCATTACCCTGGATATATCCTTCAGGACCAGACAGCTGAAAATCCTCGAGGAGGCCATACGGGCACGGGAAGACCGCATCATGGAGGCCCTTGAGAAGGACCTTGCAAAGCCCCGATTCGAATCATACAGTGCCGAAATCGGCATACTCTACCCGGAAATTCGCGAAGCGCTCAGAAAGACCGCGACATGGGCACGGCCCCGGCGGGTCGGCACCCCGATGCTCCATTTTTTCGCCACCAGCGTCGTCTATCATCAACCCTATGGACTGGCGCTTATCATCAGTCCCTGGAATTATCCCTTTCAGCTGGCGATGGCGCCCCTGGTCGGTGCCATCGCGGCTGGTAACTGCGCCATTCTGAAGCCTTCGGAGCTTGCCCCGGAGACATCGAAGGAAATAGCCCTGCTCGCGGGGGACGCTTTTGATCCCTCCTTCATCACGGTCGTGGAGGGCGGCGTCCCGGAGACCCGGGCCCTTCTCGACGAAAAATTTGATTACATTTTCTTTACGGGGGGAACGGCCGTCGGCAGGATCATCATGGAAAGCGCGGCCCGTCAGCTCATACCGGTGACGCTGGAACTCGGCGGCAAGAGCCCGGCCGTCGTCTGCCGGGACGCGAAAATGGACTGCGGGGCACGAAGGATTGCCTGGGGAAAATATTATAACGCGGGACAGACCTGCCTGGCGCCGGATTACGTGCTCGTTCACAGGGATGTGAAGGAGAAACTGATTGATGGACTACGCCGGGCCATTGTCTCGTTTTATGGGAACGATCCCGAAGAAAGCCCTGACTACGGACGCATAATAAACCAGAGGCACTTCAGCCGGCTGACGGACCTGATGAAGTCAGGGAGGATCGTCCATGGGGGACGCGCCAATCAGACAACCCGGTACATCGCCCCGACTATCATCGACGGGGTGAGCTTGACGGACCCGATCATGGAGGAAGAAATCTTCGGTCCCCTTCTGCCTCTTCTTCCCTACGGCGACCTGGACGAGGCCCTTGACATCGTGAACGCGCTGCCCCGCCCACTGGCTCTATATGTTTTTACCGAAAGCCGGACCGTTGAAAAACGCGTCCTTGCCGAAACATCTTCCGGCGGGGGGTGTGTCAACGATACGCTGTCCCATGTGGGAAGCACGACACTTCCTTTCGGGGGGATCGGCGACAGCGGCATGGGCAGCTATCACGGCAAGGCGGGTTTTGATACGTTCACCCACCGGCGAAGCGTGTTGAAGCGGTCAACTCTTTTTGATATTCCCCTGCGCTATCCTCCTTATGCCGAGAGGAAGCTCAGGCTGGTGCGGCGGCTGTTCAAGCCGGTCGGATAA
- a CDS encoding Swt1 family HEPN domain-containing protein — MAKSNHGRVGDALELLNKGLRPFVERELQAVHGDQWQEMVAQTLREDRGAVKATRKGELNWDTHNLLTVMWDQWNAVFRNTLGHTERSLVSELRDVRNRWAHQTPFSSDDAYRALDSIGRLLTAISAPEAKELEEQKMALLRVRFDEQRRGEMRKHAVAPTEGNPLSGLKPWREVVTPHRDVASGKYQQAEFAADLWQVYLGEAASEYQDPTEFFRRTFITEGLQKLLSNGVRRIGGQGGDPVVELQTNFGGGKTHSMLALYHLFSSTPSTELPGTEEVLKEAGCEVALKVNRAIVVGTKVSPGNPSKKDDGTIVRTIWGEIAWQLGGKTGYEMIRADDEKATNPGDKMKELFNKFSPCLVLIDEWVAYARQLHEGSLLPAGTFDTQFTFAQALSEAAKTAKNTLLVVSIPASDNEIGGEWGQRALSRLKNAIGRVESSWRPASPDEGFEIVRRRLFEPLHDKQAFVARDAVAREFVEMYGTQHSEFPSECREAEYERRIKLAYPIHPELFDRLYNDWSTLDKFQRTRGVLRLMAAVIHSLWERQDGNLLIMPATIPIDDSAVQFELTRYLDDQWTPVIAKDVDGEHSLPLRLDRDAPNLGRYSACRRVARTIYVGSAPTQRAANRGIDDRQVKLGCVQPGETVATFGDAIRRLTDRATYLYVDGSRYWYSTQPTVTRLAEDRANQLHEHDVMDEIVRRLRDEARSRGDFHRVHACLSSSDIPDEHEARLVILGPEHAHSKGQADSAARKEAQAILDSRGSSPRSHKNTLVFLASDASRLKDFQAAIRQFMSWKSIWDEREQLNLDPFQSKQADTKRKNADDTVNVRIPEAYQWLLVPNQPDPKGSPEWTETRLQGSDSLALRASKKLKSEEMLLVQMGGVRLRLELDRVPLWRGNDVPVKQLVEDFATYLYLPRLRDPGVLIAAIREGIALLTWQSETFAYAQSRDADGRYLGLVGGGSAAVQSEGGSIVVKPDVAAEQQRRDAEAAKAKAGNGSATVAETEQALEQGQATGAGTTRRTDTGTPPPPAPTYRRFHGSVQLDSLRVGRDAGRIADEVIQHLSKYIGANVEVTLEIRAEIPDGATEKTIRDVTENCRTLHFDSFGFEEE; from the coding sequence ATGGCTAAAAGCAATCACGGAAGAGTGGGAGACGCGCTTGAACTACTCAACAAGGGATTGCGCCCCTTTGTTGAGCGGGAACTGCAAGCTGTACACGGAGATCAATGGCAGGAGATGGTGGCGCAGACGCTCCGCGAAGACCGCGGTGCGGTGAAGGCGACCAGGAAGGGTGAGCTCAACTGGGATACCCACAACCTGCTCACGGTCATGTGGGACCAGTGGAACGCGGTCTTCCGCAACACCCTTGGCCATACCGAACGTTCCCTGGTCAGCGAACTGCGGGACGTGCGCAACCGCTGGGCGCACCAAACGCCCTTCAGCAGTGACGATGCTTATCGGGCGCTGGACAGCATCGGCCGCCTGCTTACCGCCATCTCGGCCCCCGAGGCAAAGGAGCTGGAAGAGCAGAAAATGGCACTGTTGCGCGTGCGATTCGACGAGCAGCGTCGAGGCGAGATGCGCAAGCACGCTGTGGCCCCCACCGAGGGCAACCCCCTAAGCGGCCTGAAGCCCTGGCGGGAAGTCGTCACCCCGCACCGGGACGTGGCCAGCGGCAAGTATCAGCAGGCGGAGTTCGCAGCCGATCTGTGGCAGGTGTACCTGGGCGAGGCGGCATCCGAGTACCAGGACCCCACCGAGTTTTTCCGGCGCACCTTCATCACCGAGGGGCTGCAGAAGCTCCTCAGCAACGGTGTACGCCGGATCGGGGGGCAGGGTGGCGACCCGGTGGTTGAGTTGCAGACGAACTTCGGCGGCGGAAAAACCCACAGCATGTTGGCTCTTTATCATCTTTTCTCCAGCACGCCCTCGACAGAACTTCCCGGCACCGAAGAGGTTCTGAAGGAAGCTGGATGTGAGGTGGCATTAAAAGTTAATCGCGCCATTGTAGTCGGTACCAAAGTGTCGCCCGGCAACCCGAGTAAGAAGGATGACGGAACGATCGTTCGTACGATCTGGGGCGAAATCGCCTGGCAACTGGGTGGTAAGACCGGTTACGAGATGATTCGCGCCGACGACGAGAAGGCTACCAACCCAGGCGACAAGATGAAGGAGTTGTTCAACAAGTTCTCACCCTGCCTTGTTCTGATTGACGAGTGGGTAGCCTACGCACGACAACTTCACGAAGGCAGTTTGCTTCCCGCCGGCACTTTCGATACCCAGTTTACCTTCGCGCAGGCACTGAGTGAGGCGGCCAAGACGGCCAAAAACACCTTGCTGGTGGTCAGCATTCCAGCATCCGATAATGAGATCGGCGGCGAATGGGGCCAGCGCGCCTTGTCCCGACTCAAGAACGCCATCGGCCGCGTGGAATCGAGCTGGCGTCCGGCCAGCCCGGACGAGGGGTTCGAGATCGTGCGTCGTCGGCTCTTCGAACCACTTCATGATAAACAGGCCTTTGTAGCGCGCGACGCCGTGGCTCGAGAATTCGTGGAGATGTACGGAACGCAACACAGTGAATTCCCATCCGAGTGTCGAGAGGCCGAATACGAACGTCGCATCAAGCTGGCCTACCCGATCCACCCTGAACTTTTTGACCGGCTCTACAACGACTGGTCCACACTCGACAAATTTCAACGCACGCGCGGCGTGTTGCGCCTGATGGCGGCGGTGATCCATTCCCTGTGGGAAAGACAGGACGGCAACCTGCTGATCATGCCCGCTACCATCCCCATTGACGACTCCGCAGTGCAGTTCGAGTTGACCCGCTACCTTGACGACCAGTGGACCCCAGTCATTGCCAAGGATGTGGACGGGGAACATTCCCTGCCGCTCAGGCTCGACCGGGACGCGCCGAATTTGGGTCGCTACTCCGCTTGCCGCCGTGTGGCACGCACCATCTACGTCGGATCGGCCCCGACCCAACGGGCCGCCAACCGGGGTATCGACGACCGCCAGGTGAAGTTGGGATGCGTCCAACCCGGCGAAACCGTGGCTACCTTCGGCGACGCCATCCGCCGACTTACGGACCGGGCGACCTATTTATATGTGGACGGCAGTCGTTATTGGTACTCGACTCAGCCCACGGTCACGCGTCTTGCGGAGGATCGAGCGAACCAGCTCCACGAACACGATGTCATGGACGAAATCGTACGCCGCCTGAGGGATGAGGCGCGCAGCCGTGGCGATTTCCACCGCGTGCACGCCTGTCTGAGCAGTAGCGATATCCCGGACGAGCACGAGGCGCGGCTGGTAATTCTGGGTCCCGAGCATGCTCATAGCAAGGGGCAAGCAGACAGTGCCGCGCGGAAGGAGGCGCAGGCTATCCTGGACAGTCGCGGCAGTAGCCCCCGGTCGCACAAGAACACCCTGGTGTTCCTGGCGAGCGATGCGAGTCGACTCAAGGACTTTCAGGCCGCCATCCGGCAATTCATGTCCTGGAAGTCCATCTGGGACGAGCGGGAGCAGCTCAATCTCGATCCGTTCCAATCCAAGCAGGCCGACACGAAACGCAAGAACGCCGACGACACGGTGAACGTCCGTATTCCCGAGGCATACCAGTGGCTGCTCGTCCCGAACCAGCCGGACCCCAAGGGATCGCCCGAGTGGACGGAAACTCGCTTGCAAGGGTCTGATTCGCTGGCGCTTCGCGCTTCTAAAAAGCTCAAGAGCGAGGAGATGCTTCTTGTCCAGATGGGCGGAGTTCGGTTGCGCCTTGAACTGGACCGGGTACCCCTCTGGCGCGGGAATGACGTGCCGGTGAAGCAACTTGTCGAAGACTTCGCGACGTACCTGTACCTTCCGCGCCTTCGCGACCCGGGCGTGCTGATCGCCGCCATCCGGGAAGGGATCGCGCTTTTGACCTGGCAGTCTGAGACGTTTGCCTACGCACAGTCCAGGGACGCCGACGGCCGCTATTTAGGCCTCGTGGGCGGCGGATCTGCCGCTGTTCAGAGTGAGGGCGGCTCGATTGTTGTGAAGCCCGACGTGGCAGCCGAACAGCAGCGCCGGGATGCTGAAGCGGCGAAAGCAAAGGCCGGAAACGGTTCGGCGACGGTCGCGGAAACCGAACAGGCATTGGAACAGGGTCAAGCAACCGGGGCGGGAACAACGCGTAGAACGGACACAGGCACACCCCCGCCACCCGCCCCCACGTATCGGCGTTTCCACGGATCGGTGCAACTCGATTCACTCCGGGTCGGGCGTGACGCCGGCCGAATTGCCGACGAAGTCATCCAACACCTGTCGAAGTATATCGGGGCCAACGTCGAGGTGACCCTGGAGATCCGGGCCGAAATACCGGACGGGGCCACTGAGAAGACCATCCGCGATGTCACCGAAAACTGCCGCACCCTGCACTTCGACTCTTTTGGATTCGAAGAGGAGTAA
- a CDS encoding AAA family ATPase encodes MQIVSIEIRNYRLFRFAELKDLPRLTIVVGANGSGKSTLFDVFSFLKDALAQNVVSAVTRRGGFRELVSRGETGPIGITVKFRESGGRLATYQLEIGEDTGRPVVVREILKFRRGQFGQPWHFVDFSRGKGSAITNEAAYGQEGVAAERKEYVLDDPGVLAIKGLGQFKEFRVVSEFRSLIENWHISDFHISDARPSAEAVWAEHLSTRGDNIAQVAQYLYENHQDCFEKVLRAMKERVPGVSKVEAKPTEDGRLVLRFQDGNFKDPFIARYVSDGTIKMFAYLILLYDPKPHPLLAVEEPENQLYPELLYELFEEFRDYARRGGQVFVSTHSPDFINGAHLEEIYWLVKKDGFSEVRRASESELLRNLVAEGDLPGALWKQGLFEGAGLK; translated from the coding sequence ATGCAAATAGTAAGTATTGAAATCCGTAACTATCGTTTGTTTCGTTTTGCGGAATTGAAAGATCTTCCTCGTCTTACCATTGTTGTCGGCGCTAATGGCTCAGGCAAATCAACCCTTTTCGATGTATTCAGTTTTCTGAAAGACGCTTTGGCGCAAAATGTGGTGTCGGCAGTTACACGCAGGGGCGGCTTTCGGGAACTGGTTAGTCGCGGGGAAACAGGACCGATTGGAATCACGGTGAAATTTCGTGAAAGCGGCGGACGGCTGGCAACGTACCAATTGGAAATCGGCGAGGATACGGGCCGGCCGGTTGTGGTTCGGGAAATACTGAAGTTCAGGCGCGGACAATTCGGCCAGCCCTGGCATTTTGTGGATTTTTCCCGGGGAAAAGGTTCGGCCATCACCAACGAGGCGGCCTATGGGCAGGAAGGTGTGGCGGCTGAACGTAAAGAGTATGTTCTGGATGATCCAGGGGTCCTGGCGATAAAAGGCCTCGGCCAATTCAAGGAATTCCGGGTGGTGTCCGAATTCCGAAGCCTTATCGAAAACTGGCACATTTCCGATTTCCATATCAGCGATGCCAGACCCAGCGCGGAGGCCGTCTGGGCGGAACATCTCTCCACCCGCGGAGACAACATTGCCCAGGTTGCCCAGTATCTTTACGAGAACCATCAGGATTGTTTTGAAAAAGTGCTTCGAGCCATGAAAGAACGCGTTCCGGGAGTGAGCAAGGTCGAGGCAAAACCGACGGAGGATGGCCGTCTGGTACTGCGATTCCAGGACGGCAACTTCAAGGATCCCTTTATCGCGCGATATGTTTCCGACGGAACGATCAAGATGTTCGCCTACCTAATCCTGTTATATGACCCGAAGCCGCATCCGCTGCTGGCGGTCGAGGAACCGGAAAACCAGTTATATCCGGAGCTGCTCTATGAACTGTTCGAAGAATTCCGGGACTACGCCCGGAGGGGCGGGCAGGTGTTTGTTTCCACCCATTCCCCGGACTTCATCAATGGCGCACACCTGGAAGAGATTTACTGGTTGGTGAAAAAGGATGGTTTCAGCGAAGTGCGGCGCGCGTCCGAAAGCGAACTGTTGCGCAACCTTGTCGCCGAAGGCGATTTGCCCGGAGCGCTTTGGAAGCAAGGACTTTTTGAAGGAGCCGGCCTGAAATGA